AGGGTTTTATCCACTCTAAAGGACCAACTCTTGATTGATAGCAAACAATGTGGTCAATTTTTTTATTTAATTTTTGCATAACAAGTTCGGTGCATTTTTCAACTTGCATTCTGTAGGGATCACCCTGCTCAACAATTTTTTTGGGAAGTCCATGTGCTGAAAATAAAATTGTTATATTTTCAAAATTGTCCTGATATTTATTAAGTTTTTCTTCTAAAATTGCAGCTGTAGCATTAATAAATTTTTCATCATCAAAATAGCAGCATATGTTTTTTGTTTTTGATGCTAATGCTTTTGATGCATATTTATAAAATTCCTCAATAGAAGATTTTGACGTTGTTGTTGAATATTGCGGATATAGCGGTAGTAATATCACCTCGGAATATTTATCAGTTTCTAAGTTTCTTATAATATCATTCATGCGCGGATATGAATATCTCATTGCAATAAATATGTCAAAACCTTCTCCTAATATAGTCTTTAATGCGTTTTGCTGATTTTGTGTATTTTCAAGTATCGGGGAAAACCCACCAATTTGATCGTAAACTTCTGTGGCTTTTTTTCTTCTGGAAGTAGATATTAGAAACGCAATTAATTGCCTAAAGGGGCTTGGAACTGTGATGATATTCTTATCACTGAATAAATTATATAAAAACCCTTTGATTTCAGATCTTTTATTTGGACCACCTAAGTTTAGTAAGACTACAGCTTTTTTCATTTATATTCACCTATTAAGTTTAAAACTTTTTCTACTATATCAATTTTTGTTTCAGGTACTAAACCATGACCTACGTTAAATATGAACTTTCTGTCTTTAAATGAAGTGATTAAATTTTTAACCTCGTCTAAAACAATGTCATTGGGTAATGTTAGTAACATAGGATCTAGATTTCCTTGAAGACAAATTTCATCAGAGATATTTTTTTTGATAAAGTTTATATCTGTAAACTGGTCTATTGCCAAAATATCAGGTTTTACGATACTTGCAAACTCTACGTATTTTTCACCACTTCCTTTAGGTAAACAAATTATTTCCACATCAGGATTTTTTGATTTTAGGGTTGATACAATTTCGTTATTAGGCTCTAAGATGTATTTTTTATATTGCGAATAAGGTAGTATTCCCGCCCATGAATCAAAAATTTTGACTATTTTGCAGCCATTATTAATTTGGTTTTGCAGATGGATTATAGAGTATTTTGTAATGATTTTTATATATTTATCAAACATTTCGTGGTTTTGATAAAGGATTTTTTTAGTATTTTCAAAATCATTTTTTTTAGACCCTTGAGTTAAGTAGCATCCTACTGTAAATGGTCCTCCAATAAATCCTATGAGAGGTACTTTTAAGTTGTTGTTTAAACTTTTTATAGCACTATAAATATTTTCTAGTTTTTTTTCATTAAAGTTTTCTTCAAGAATATTATTTGCATCTTCAATATGAGGGCCTTCGTTTTTTAAAAACGAAACTTTTGCACCTAATGCGTCTAGGATAATAAGAATATCTGAAAATAGTATACCAAAATCTAAATTAAATCTTTCTACAGGTTGTTTTGTAACCTTTACTACGTCTTCAGTTGAATAACAGAAGTCTACAAATGATTCGTATTTTTTCCTGACTTCCATGTATTCTGGTAAATATCTACCCGCTTGTCTCATGAACCATGTTTTGTAAGAATTTATATAATTATATTTTTCCATATTTATTTTGTTTTTTATATATTAGGGGTTTTATAAGTGGATAAAATTTTATACACAATCTTATACACAAAAAACTTATTTGTGGAATACTTTATAAAAAATTCTTATATTACCTTAATTTACAAGGTTTTTACTTTTATGTGGATTGTGTGGATAACTGTGTTTATCCACTTTTCAAATGATTTTTAAAATAAGTTATCCACATGTGAATAAATTGTGTTTTTTTCATGTAGAGAAGTTGATAAATTTGTGTTATAGATTTTTATCTACATAAACTTAAAACTTATTCTGGTAGTTTTAATATTTTCTACAATAATTATCCACACGAGTTATCCACATGGGAACGAATGAACACAAACATATAAATATTTATCTGGTTTCAGATTGTACTGGCGAGACTTTACGTGCCGTTTCACGTGCTGTGATGGATAGATTTGATAATGTTAAGGTAAGCGAAGTCGTTTGCTCGATGATAAGAACAAGAAAACAGATAGACGCATTATTGGCATCTGTAGAAAAACCAGCTGTAATAATGTATACTATTGTTGATGATGCATTAAGAAGTTATCTTAAAGACCTATGCAATGAATATTCCGTTGAATATATTCCTGTACTTTCGCCAATAGTTGTAAAAATGTCAAAAATATTAAATATTTCAACTAATAATCATGTAGGCAGGAAATACGAGCTGGACGAAGATTATTTTGATAAAGTTGAGGCTATTAATTTTGCGTTGCTTCATGATGATGGCAAGGAACTTTCTACTTTAAATAAGGCCGATATTATTTTAACAGGAGTTTCGAGGACTTCTAAGTCACCTACTTGTATATATTTAGCTTATAGAGGCTTTAGAGCTGCAAATGTACCTTTTGTATTAGAGTCTAGTTATACTGATTGTCTTACTCAACTGTCTAATCCAGTAATAATAGGACTTACAATTTCCCCTGAAAGACTCATTGAAATAAGAAGGAATAGACTTATTGCCTTAAATAATGATATATCTAACAATGAATATATAGACCTTGAAAAAATTTACGAAGAAATAGATGCATCGCGTAAATTTTTCTTGAAGAACAACTGGCCAGTAATTGATGTGACAGAAAGGTCTGTAGAAGAAACAGCAGCAAGAATTATAAATATATACAATGACAAATATCCACAATAATACAGTTTTATACGTACTTTCTACTCCAATAGGAAATCTAAAAGATATTACTTTAAGAGCAATTGAAATTTTAAAAGAAGCAGAGGTAGTATTTTGTGAAGATACTAGAAAAACCGCTATACTTCTTAGGCATTATGACCTAGGAAATAAAAAGCTTTTAGTAATTAATAAGGATTCAACAAATAAAGACTTTGCTAAGGCTATTAAAATCCTTGAAAAACAAAGTGCTGTAATTGTATCTGACTCAGGAACCCCAAACTTGTCCGATCCTGCCTCACCATTAATTCAGCTTTGTTATGATAATAATATAGAGGTCATACCCATTCCTGGCGCATCTTCTGTAACGGCATTTATAGCTTCCTTCCCATTTGACGGAAAGTTTTGTTTTTACGGCTTTGTAGATAAAATTAATTCTCAGATTCCCGAAATAATAAATCTAGGTAATTTTATTAAAATGCCTGTAATAATATTTGTTTCGCCATCAAAAACAATTAAGATTTTTGAATATCTAAATTCGTTAGTTCCAGACTGTAAAATATATTTAAGCAAGGAGCTTACAAAGTTAAATGAATTTAAAAAGATTTTTAAAGTTAGTGATTGGAAGGATTTGCTTGAAATACCAGGATTTTTGCTAGACAAAGGTGAATATTGTTTAGCACTAGAGTTCCCTAAAATAATTTATAATGAAGAAGAAATTATTGCCTTTATAAAAGAGAATGATAGCTTTAAAACTAAAGATTTAGCCAAGCTTGTTTCTGCAAAGTTCGATATAGAAAGTACTACTGCATATACAATGATTTTAGAGTATAAAAATGGATTGTAATATTTTATAACATATTTGTACTTGCTTGTAATTAAAAGCTTTTTCATAATCTATTCAAAAAATACAGGAGATCAATTTGAGAGTTGAATATTTTAATATATCTACTAATCATGCTGCAACAGATGATTTTGTTACATATTCGCTTGAGCGAACAAGGTCGCTGCCTTTACTTGATCTTAGATATGAAAATTATATAGATTGCCAATCTAAAGATTTGATTGAGCATATTGCAACAAATTTTGAATATTATTTGATAATCGGTATGGGGGGCGCCTCATTAAATCCTAAGATGTATAAGGCTTTTAAAGACAATCCTAAGGTTTTTGTAATAGATAATCTAGACGCATTTGTAGTAGATAATATTTTATCGCAACTAAATTTATCCAAAACAGCCGTAATATCTATTAGTAAGTCAGGGTATACCTATGAAACTATTTGTCTTACAGAATATGTGATTAATAAGTTTCAAAAATCTGGTGTTATTATTAAAGATAAATTGTTTGCTATTACTAATACTGACACAAAGCTGTATAATATTATTAATTTACACGGCGGAAAATCAATTCCTCATAAAATGAATATTAATGGAAGATTTTGTACTTTTTCGAACGTTGGTTTTTTAATGAGTAAATTAATCGGTTTTGAATATAAAGAGATTTTATTTTATGCTAAAGAATATTATGAAAAGTTATTTGATAAAAGAAATATTGGATTTATAAAAAACTTTTTAAGTTTCCATTCTAACCATGACTCACAGGTTTTATTTACATATGGTAACGTTGTAAATGTTGCTTCCAAATGGTTAGCTCAAATATTTGCGGAGTCTTCTGGAAAAAATGCTAATGGTCTTACGCCTATATGTTCTGAAGGACCAATGGATCAACATAGTCAATTACAATTGTATCTAGAAGGTCCTAAAAACAAGACTTTTCATTTAATGTTAAATTCTCCATATGAAAGCTATCAGGACTTAGCAAGTAGTATGTTTAAAGAATATGATATTTTAGAATCATTATTTGTAGAGGATGGTTATCCTGTAAAAAAAACGTTTATTGATAGAATGTGCGAACAAAGTTTCGCTGAATTTGTAATGTTAAATATTATGGAATGTATTTTGTATTGCTGGTTTGTAGGTAGTAATCCTTTTAGTCAGCCTTCAGTAGATAAAATTAAAAGAATGTCAAAGGAGCTATTATAATGTGCGGGATAGTAGGTATATCATCTGTAGAAAAGATAAAGATAGTTGAGCTTGCATACGATACACTTAAAAAGCTTGAATATAGAGGATATGATTCTTGTGGAATAGCAATCGGAAGTCAAGATTTAAAGCTATTTAAAAAAGCAGGAAATGTAGAAAATTTAAAAAAGCACTTAGATTTTGATGATGAGGCTAGTGTTGCTATAGGTCATACAAGGTGGGCTACACATGGATCAGTAAATGATTCTAACGCACACCCTTTTATATATAAAAATTTTGCTATGGTATTAAATGGTATTGTAGAAAATTATGAGTCAAT
The sequence above is drawn from the Alphaproteobacteria bacterium 33-17 genome and encodes:
- a CDS encoding uroporphyrinogen decarboxylase, translating into MEKYNYINSYKTWFMRQAGRYLPEYMEVRKKYESFVDFCYSTEDVVKVTKQPVERFNLDFGILFSDILIILDALGAKVSFLKNEGPHIEDANNILEENFNEKKLENIYSAIKSLNNNLKVPLIGFIGGPFTVGCYLTQGSKKNDFENTKKILYQNHEMFDKYIKIITKYSIIHLQNQINNGCKIVKIFDSWAGILPYSQYKKYILEPNNEIVSTLKSKNPDVEIICLPKGSGEKYVEFASIVKPDILAIDQFTDINFIKKNISDEICLQGNLDPMLLTLPNDIVLDEVKNLITSFKDRKFIFNVGHGLVPETKIDIVEKVLNLIGEYK
- a CDS encoding ferrochelatase; protein product: MKKAVVLLNLGGPNKRSEIKGFLYNLFSDKNIITVPSPFRQLIAFLISTSRRKKATEVYDQIGGFSPILENTQNQQNALKTILGEGFDIFIAMRYSYPRMNDIIRNLETDKYSEVILLPLYPQYSTTTSKSSIEEFYKYASKALASKTKNICCYFDDEKFINATAAILEEKLNKYQDNFENITILFSAHGLPKKIVEQGDPYRMQVEKCTELVMQKLNKKIDHIVCYQSRVGPLEWIKPYTEDVIIEKSKENKTIVLVPIAFVSEHSETLVELDMEYNHLAMENGAKGYERVPAQAVNDAFIKSLAEIVIKAGKNDSKFYPKRKCEQKYCGCINQD